One segment of bacterium DNA contains the following:
- a CDS encoding exo-alpha-sialidase has translation RGSGGAYHLVYESSGEVYYQKSTDGGSMWSGYKRLSSGNGSNKYPCLAERSGSLFAVWQRYTGSTHVVYHRRYASGAWGSTQTLDSNAGANAPLPVIASPAANELMMVYRSGGNLKWRRSTDNGSSWSTAATISGTALNSPTVAPAKTAWGANTTALAYATNVIPNASNILLHYYNSGWSAAYNLSSGLPGNLSQHANPSVAASGDLAYWHPHTAWDAYDSQYASRVILHKAG, from the coding sequence TCGTGGCTCTGGTGGAGCCTATCATCTCGTCTATGAGAGCAGCGGTGAGGTTTATTACCAGAAATCTACCGATGGTGGCAGTATGTGGAGCGGCTACAAGCGCCTCAGCAGCGGCAACGGCAGCAACAAATATCCCTGCCTCGCCGAGCGCTCGGGCAGCCTCTTCGCCGTCTGGCAGCGTTACACCGGCAGCACGCATGTTGTTTATCACCGCCGCTATGCCTCCGGCGCGTGGGGCAGCACGCAGACGTTGGACAGCAATGCCGGCGCTAATGCTCCGCTGCCCGTCATCGCCAGTCCGGCAGCCAATGAGCTGATGATGGTTTACCGCTCCGGCGGCAATTTGAAATGGCGGCGCAGCACCGATAATGGTTCCTCCTGGAGCACCGCCGCGACCATTTCCGGCACGGCACTCAATTCTCCCACGGTGGCGCCGGCCAAAACCGCCTGGGGCGCCAATACCACGGCGCTGGCCTATGCCACCAATGTGATCCCCAACGCCTCCAACATTCTCCTGCATTACTACAACAGCGGCTGGAGCGCAGCCTATAATCTCAGCTCCGGCCTGCCCGGCAATCTCTCCCAGCATGCCAACCCCTCCGTCGCTGCCAGCGGCGACCTTGCCTATTGGCATCCGCACACCGCGTGGGATGCTTACGATTCGCAGTATGCCAGCCGTGTGATCCTGCACAAAGCCGGT